One Primulina huaijiensis isolate GDHJ02 chromosome 8, ASM1229523v2, whole genome shotgun sequence genomic region harbors:
- the LOC140983098 gene encoding probable E3 ubiquitin-protein ligase RHG1A isoform X2 encodes MQGQRSSISTLPENISFDRGSTATDTGIDPQMSWNSVHTSAQNLLQEYRIPLCDPNISYLCDGRHEGPSGGWSVGQTSASVAQNQGEQNQRKTDHAWSVISRAAHTLEEPQHRPSNDFSTDVIRMEPNRNHAPDGFILLNNLSSGTLTRDLNMSSEYGDHEDDDCQIVELPNTHVSIGSSSEQRVSAGGSSGSLGVPSGRGGYDARDTETRAVSLDGRRISGKRKSFEVVGQSSGAGSLSFNPHTERSHWHCMAANPISASNTSISAQSENEFVNNDGSQPSNPTFRIGVGETVSASPFSLTASGTPASSHRHFCLRVNGSHQQDPMPSDPYPAEANIGNSDASSSRRSSRLVLRNRFLDLNPASEAEIGNARGQSDLLHVPSVRLNAQPLLNGASSSRTSRSHASALPGQRDVVLYEETIRRHVPRNISEHPIFVPTSERRSSSQHPTNWNFASGNNSTAGNVSSISLMGSSSRVNSAAPSWAQQSYPQYSWRLSELVRRSLISSSGTDSGGPTSNPAALPGSSAMSRENAFTENHMSNSRSTFLERHVDGAFGLPHPLRSSASASEGRGAMMSEIRRVLDLMRRGEGLRLEDVMLLDRSVFFGMAGIHDRHRDMRLDVDNMSYEELLALEERIGNVCTGLTEENISSLLKTRKQVHIRTENSVDTEPCSICREEYDEGEDIGTLDCGHDFHQECIKQWLMQKNLCPICKTTGLTTK; translated from the exons ATGCAAGGGCAAAGGAGTTCTATCAGTACCTTGCCTGAAAATATAAGCTTTGATCGTGGCTCTACAGCTACTGATACCGGCATAGATCCTCAAATGTCATGGAATAGTGTTCATACTTCTGCACAAAATCTATTACAGGAGTATAGGATACCATTATGTGACCCCAACATTTCGTATCTCTGTGATGGAAGGCATGAGGGGCCGAGTGGTGGGTGGAGTGTGGGCCAAACTAGTGCAAGTGTTGCTCAAAATCAAGGGGAGCAAAACCAGAGAAAGACAGACCATGCATGGAGTGTTATCTCTCGAGCGGCTCATACATTGGAAGAACCTCAACACCGGCCATCCAATGATTTTTCAACTGATGTTATTAGGATGGAGCCGAATAGAAATCATGCACCAGATGGGTTTATTCTTTTGAACAATTTGAGTTCCGGTACGCTTACTCGGGATCTTAACATGAGTTCGGAGTATGGAGACCATGAGGATGATGACTGTCAGATAGTTGAGCTTCCCAACACCCATGTATCTATTGGATCATCAAGTGAGCAGAGAGTATCTGCTGGTGGTTCATCTGGTTCTCTTGGTGTTCCTTCTGGACGTGGTGGATATGATGCAAGGGACACTGAAACCAGGGCAGTCTCTTTGGATGGTCGGCGTATATCAGGCAAGAGAAAATCATTTGAAGTAGTGGGACAATCTTCTGGAGCTGGAAGTTTGAGTTTTAATCCTCATACTGAAAGAAGTCATTGGCATTGTATGGCGGCCAATCCGATTTCTGCAAGCAACACTAGTATATCAGCACAATCTGAGAACGAGTTTGTAAACAACGATGGATCACAGCCCTCAAATCCTACTTTTAGGATTGGTGTTGGAGAAACTGTTTCTGCCAGTCCTTTTTCTTTGACTGCCTCTGGAACTCCTGCAAGTTCCCACAGACATTTCTGCTTGCGTGTTAATGGTTCGCACCAGCAAGATCCTATGCCCAGCGATCCATATCCAGCAGAAGCTAATATTGGAAATTCAGATGCTTCATCTTCTCGGCGATCATCAAGATTAGTTCTTCGTAACCGATTTCTGGACTTGAATCCAGCTTCTGAAGCAGAAATTGGTAATGCTCGTGGACAGTCAGATCTTTTGCATGTTCCTTCTGTGCGTCTAAACGCTCAGCCTTTGTTGAATGGAGCATCCAGCTCAAGAACCAGCAGATCACATGCTTCTGCTCTTCCCGGACAGAGGGATGTTGTGCTTTATGAAGAAACCATTCGAAGACATGTTCCCAGAAACATCTCGGAACATCCTATATTTGTTCCCACTAGCGAGAGGAGAAGTTCTTCTCAGCATCCTACAAATTGGAACTTCGCGAGTGGGAATAACAGTACTGCTGGAAATGTATCATCTATTTCTCTAATGGGCTCTTCTTCACGGGTCAATTCAGCTGCCCCTTCATGGGCACAGCAGAGTTATCCTCAATATTCGTGGAGACTGTCGGAACTTGTTCGAAGATCTCTGATATCCTCATCAGGTACTGATTCTGGAGGACCAACCAGTAACCCGGCTGCCCTACCCGGTTCTTCTGCTATGTCACGGGAAAATGCATTTACTGAAAATCATATGTCTAACTCAAGGTCTACATTTCTTGAGAGGCATGTGGATGGTGCATTTGGATTACCCCATCCACTGCGATCTTCGGCTTCTGCCAGCGAAGGAAGAGGCGCCATGATGTCTGAG attCGTCGTGTGTTGGATCTTATGAGAAGGGGAGAAGGATTGAGACTTGAG GATGTAATGCTCCTTGATCGTTCTGTTTTCTTTGGCATGGCTGGTATTCATGATCGTCACAGGGACATGCGGTTGGATGTAGATAATATGTCATACGag GAGTTGTTGGCTCTCGAGGAACGAATTGGTAATGTGTGCACTGGATTAACTGAAGAAAACATAAGCTCCCTTTTGAAAACTCGTAAACAAGTCCACATCAGAACTGAAAATTCAGTCGACACTGAGCCTTGCAGTATATGTCGA GAAGAATATGATGAAGGAGAAGATATCGGAACGCTGGATTGTGGCCATGATTTTCACCAAGAATGCATCAAACAGTGGCTGATGCAGAAGAATTTATGCCCCATTTGCAAAACCACAGGACTTACGACCAAGTGA
- the LOC140983099 gene encoding probable serine/threonine-protein kinase At1g01540 isoform X1 produces the protein MSVELSTRTSIFGLRLWVVLGICVGAAVVIFLFLISLWFTFRRNKKTSLLSTQKDSTIPSVSREIQEIRVDRTRKPETDHKQLLPAPSSDPILEPEPKELQRIHIEIGKEHRIAYPERIGPGSGSGNGSGETKPSVETGPEVSHLGWGHWYTLRELEESTDGFADENVIGEGGYGIVYSGVLEDGTRVAVKNLLNNRGQAEREFKVEVEVIGRVRHKNLVRLLGYCAEGAHRMLVYEYIDNGNLEQWVHGDVGKYSPLTWDIRMNIMLGTAKGLTYLHEGLEPKVVHRDIKSGNILIDKQWNARVSDFGLAKLIGSERSHITTRVMGTFGYVAPEYASTGVLNERSDVYSFGVLLMEVMTGRSPVDYSRPPGEVNLIDWLKTMVSNRNAEGAVDPRLREIPPSRSLKRTILVALRCVDPDWKKRPKMGQVVHMLEADDFPFRDERREGRERVRARVAEPGDSSGYETGVQTDRPLLRNQETDEQ, from the exons ATGTCTGTTGAGCTATCAACGCGGACTTCAATTTTCGGGTTGCGTTTGTGGGTTGTTCTTGGAATCTGCGTTGGCGCCGCGgttgtcatttttcttttcttgatcTCGCTCTGGTTCACTTTCAGGCGCAACAAGAAGACTTCACTCTTATCAACCCAAAAGGACTCCACCATCCCTAGTGTCTCACGTGAAATCCAGGAAATACGTGTCGACCGGACCCGGAAGCCCGAAACCGATCACAAGCAGCTCCTACCAGCTCCAAGTTCCGACCCGATCCTCGAGCCCGAACCGAAAGAGCTGCAGAGGATCCACATTGAGATCGGAAAGGAGCACCGAATTGCCTACCCTGAGCGGATCGGCCCTGGATCTGGGTCGGGCAATGGGAGTGGAGAGACCAAGCCCAGCGTTGAGACTGGGCCGGAGGTATCGCATTTGGGGTGGGGCCACTGGTATACCCTGAGGGAGCTTGAGGAGTCCACTGATGGATTTGCTGATGAAAATGTGATTGGGGAAGGTGGATATGGGATTGTGTATAGTGGCGTATTGGAGGATGGTACCAGAGTCGCTGTAAAAAATTTACTCAATAATAG GGGTCAAGCGGAGAGAGAGTTTAAGGTTGAAGTCGAGGTGATAGGGCGAGTTCGGCACAAGAATCTGGTGAGATTGCTTGGCTATTGTGCAGAAGGCGCTCATAG GATGCTTGTGTATGAATATATCGATAACGGGAACTTAGAACAATGGGTTCATGGAGATGTAGGGAAGTACAGCCCTCTTACATGGGATATTCGAATGAACATCATGCTCGGAACCGCAAAGGG GTTGACCTATCTGCACGAGGGGCTCGAACCAAAGGTTGTCCACCGTGATATCAAATCAGGCAACATATTAATAGACAAGCAGTGGAACGCTAGAGTATCTGATTTTGGTCTTGCAAAGCTCATAGGCTCTGAAAGAAGTCACATCACTACTCGGGTCATGGGAACCTTTGG CTATGTTGCTCCTGAATACGCAAGCACTGGTGTGTTGAACGAGAGAAGTGACGTGTACAGTTTCGGTGTTCTTTTGATGGAAGTTATGACAGGAAGAAGTCCGGTGGACTACAGCCGTCCCCCAGGCGAG GTAAACCTGATTGATTGGCTTAAAACAATGGTATCCAACCGCAATGCCGAGGGAGCTGTGGACCCCAGGTTACGAGAGATCCCTCCTTCGAGGTCGTTGAAGCGTACTATTTTAGTAGCTCTACGGTGTGTAGATCCAGATTGGAAGAAGAGGCCGAAAATGGGGCAAGTAGTACACATGCTCGAGGCAGATGATTTCCCTTTCCGCGAT GAACGGAGGGAAGGAAGAGAACGAGTCCGAGCACGTGTTGCTGAGCCAGGCGACAGTAGTGGATATGAAACTGGTGTCCAAACTGATCGGCCGTTGTTGAGGAATCAAGAAACTGATGAACAATAA
- the LOC140983100 gene encoding transcription factor SPATULA-like — protein MADLYGSNESEDMSSFLQILLNNSSAAAATTDRTASAPAGGLFNSGGAPNAVAESSSRISVSDYSSFFPKESDEINPSNIVKKLVSSFEGSEASEGQFNSVIPRSSSSKRSRAAEIHNLSEKRRRSRINEKLKALQNLIPNSNKTDKASMLDEAIEYLKQLQLQVQVLVSILXMRNGLSLHPGYSLGSLQPMLIPPPGVEIHEGNVLLNPNRPENTLSTSQDVLMPMETTDPTSSTQPMLLQSVGNINNSGTLPTFSPSVENHYGLLNHLASTKDICQEDTLSRLQLDIGCSGNSSSPGMSS, from the exons ATGGCGGATCTTTATGGAAGTAATGAATCTGAAGATATGTCTTCTTTTCTTCAAATTCTTCTCAATAATTCATCAGCAGCAGCGGCCACTACTGATAGGACTGCGTCTGCTCCTGCCGGTGGCTTGTTCAACTCCGGAGGGGCACCGAATGCGGTGGCGGAGTCCTCCTCTAGGATCAGTGTTTCGGACTACAGCAGTTTCTTCCCCAAAGAATCTGATGAAATTAACCCTTCTAATATAGTGAAAAAATTGGTTTCCAGCTTTGAG GGATCTGAAGCTTCTGAAGGTCAATTCAATTCGGTTATACCTCGTTCTTCTTCTTCGAAGAGAAGTAGAGCAGCAGAAATACATAATTTGTCAGAAAAG AGGAGGAGAAGTCGAATCAACGAGAAATTGAAAGCACTTCAAAATTTAATTCCAAATTCTAACAAA ACTGACAAGGCATCAATGTTGGATGAAGCCATCGAATATCTAAAGCAGCTTCAACTACAAGTTCAGGTTCTTGTATCTATCCT ANCAATGAGAAACGGGTTAAGTTTACATCCAGGCTACTCTCTTGGATCTCTTCAGCCGATGCTAATTCCCCCACCCGGAGTTGAAATTCATGAGGGAAATGTCTTGCTGAATCCAAATAGACCCGAGAATACACTCTCCACGAGCCAGGATGTACTTATGCCTATGGAAACAACCGATCCCACTTCCTCGACTCAACCAATGCTCCTACAGTCTGTGGGAAACATTAATAATTCAGGAACTTTACCTACTTTTTCACCATCAGTTGAAAATCACTATGGCTTGCTCAATCATTTGGCCTCCACAAAG GATATTTGCCAGGAGGATACACTATCGCGGTTGCAGTTGGATATAGGCTGCTCGGGGAACAGTTCATCACCGGGCATGTCTTCTTAG
- the LOC140983099 gene encoding probable serine/threonine-protein kinase At1g01540 isoform X2: MSVELSTRTSIFGLRLWVVLGICVGAAVVIFLFLISLWFTFRRNKKTSLLSTQKDSTIPSVSREIQEIRVDRTRKPETDHKQLLPAPSSDPILEPEPKELQRIHIEIGKEHRIAYPERIGPGSGSGNGSGETKPSVETGPEVSHLGWGHWYTLRELEESTDGFADENVIGEGGYGIVYSGVLEDGTRVAVKNLLNNRGQAEREFKVEVEVIGRVRHKNLVRLLGYCAEGAHRMLVYEYIDNGNLEQWVHGDVGKYSPLTWDIRMNIMLGTAKGLTYLHEGLEPKVVHRDIKSGNILIDKQWNARVSDFGLAKLIGSERSHITTRVMGTFGYVAPEYASTGVLNERSDVYSFGVLLMEVMTGRSPVDYSRPPGEVRLQGKPD; encoded by the exons ATGTCTGTTGAGCTATCAACGCGGACTTCAATTTTCGGGTTGCGTTTGTGGGTTGTTCTTGGAATCTGCGTTGGCGCCGCGgttgtcatttttcttttcttgatcTCGCTCTGGTTCACTTTCAGGCGCAACAAGAAGACTTCACTCTTATCAACCCAAAAGGACTCCACCATCCCTAGTGTCTCACGTGAAATCCAGGAAATACGTGTCGACCGGACCCGGAAGCCCGAAACCGATCACAAGCAGCTCCTACCAGCTCCAAGTTCCGACCCGATCCTCGAGCCCGAACCGAAAGAGCTGCAGAGGATCCACATTGAGATCGGAAAGGAGCACCGAATTGCCTACCCTGAGCGGATCGGCCCTGGATCTGGGTCGGGCAATGGGAGTGGAGAGACCAAGCCCAGCGTTGAGACTGGGCCGGAGGTATCGCATTTGGGGTGGGGCCACTGGTATACCCTGAGGGAGCTTGAGGAGTCCACTGATGGATTTGCTGATGAAAATGTGATTGGGGAAGGTGGATATGGGATTGTGTATAGTGGCGTATTGGAGGATGGTACCAGAGTCGCTGTAAAAAATTTACTCAATAATAG GGGTCAAGCGGAGAGAGAGTTTAAGGTTGAAGTCGAGGTGATAGGGCGAGTTCGGCACAAGAATCTGGTGAGATTGCTTGGCTATTGTGCAGAAGGCGCTCATAG GATGCTTGTGTATGAATATATCGATAACGGGAACTTAGAACAATGGGTTCATGGAGATGTAGGGAAGTACAGCCCTCTTACATGGGATATTCGAATGAACATCATGCTCGGAACCGCAAAGGG GTTGACCTATCTGCACGAGGGGCTCGAACCAAAGGTTGTCCACCGTGATATCAAATCAGGCAACATATTAATAGACAAGCAGTGGAACGCTAGAGTATCTGATTTTGGTCTTGCAAAGCTCATAGGCTCTGAAAGAAGTCACATCACTACTCGGGTCATGGGAACCTTTGG CTATGTTGCTCCTGAATACGCAAGCACTGGTGTGTTGAACGAGAGAAGTGACGTGTACAGTTTCGGTGTTCTTTTGATGGAAGTTATGACAGGAAGAAGTCCGGTGGACTACAGCCGTCCCCCAGGCGAGGTGAGGCTACAAG GTAAACCTGATTGA
- the LOC140983098 gene encoding probable E3 ubiquitin-protein ligase RHG1A isoform X1, with protein MQGQRSSISTLPENISFDRGSTATDTGIDPQMSWNSVHTSAQNLLQEYRIPLCDPNISYLCDGRHEGPSGGWSVGQTSASVAQNQGEQNQRKTDHAWSVISRAAHTLEEPQHRPSNDFSTDVIRMEPNRNHAPDGFILLNNLSSGTLTRDLNMSSEYGDHEDDDCQIVELPNTHVSIGSSSEQRVSAGGSSGSLGVPSGRGGYDARDTETRAVSLDGRRISGKRKSFEVVGQSSGAGSLSFNPHTERSHWHCMAANPISASNTSISAQSENEFVNNDGSQPSNPTFRIGVGETVSASPFSLTASGTPASSHRHFCLRVNGSHQQDPMPSDPYPAEANIGNSDASSSRRSSRLVLRNRFLDLNPASEAEIGNARGQSDLLHVPSVRLNAQPLLNGASSSRTSRSHASALPGQRDVVLYEETIRRHVPRNISEHPIFVPTSERRSSSQHPTNWNFASGNNSTAGNVSSISLMGSSSRVNSAAPSWAQQSYPQYSWRLSELVRRSLISSSGTDSGGPTSNPAALPGSSAMSRENAFTENHMSNSRSTFLERHVDGAFGLPHPLRSSASASEGRGAMMSEQIRRVLDLMRRGEGLRLEDVMLLDRSVFFGMAGIHDRHRDMRLDVDNMSYEELLALEERIGNVCTGLTEENISSLLKTRKQVHIRTENSVDTEPCSICREEYDEGEDIGTLDCGHDFHQECIKQWLMQKNLCPICKTTGLTTK; from the exons ATGCAAGGGCAAAGGAGTTCTATCAGTACCTTGCCTGAAAATATAAGCTTTGATCGTGGCTCTACAGCTACTGATACCGGCATAGATCCTCAAATGTCATGGAATAGTGTTCATACTTCTGCACAAAATCTATTACAGGAGTATAGGATACCATTATGTGACCCCAACATTTCGTATCTCTGTGATGGAAGGCATGAGGGGCCGAGTGGTGGGTGGAGTGTGGGCCAAACTAGTGCAAGTGTTGCTCAAAATCAAGGGGAGCAAAACCAGAGAAAGACAGACCATGCATGGAGTGTTATCTCTCGAGCGGCTCATACATTGGAAGAACCTCAACACCGGCCATCCAATGATTTTTCAACTGATGTTATTAGGATGGAGCCGAATAGAAATCATGCACCAGATGGGTTTATTCTTTTGAACAATTTGAGTTCCGGTACGCTTACTCGGGATCTTAACATGAGTTCGGAGTATGGAGACCATGAGGATGATGACTGTCAGATAGTTGAGCTTCCCAACACCCATGTATCTATTGGATCATCAAGTGAGCAGAGAGTATCTGCTGGTGGTTCATCTGGTTCTCTTGGTGTTCCTTCTGGACGTGGTGGATATGATGCAAGGGACACTGAAACCAGGGCAGTCTCTTTGGATGGTCGGCGTATATCAGGCAAGAGAAAATCATTTGAAGTAGTGGGACAATCTTCTGGAGCTGGAAGTTTGAGTTTTAATCCTCATACTGAAAGAAGTCATTGGCATTGTATGGCGGCCAATCCGATTTCTGCAAGCAACACTAGTATATCAGCACAATCTGAGAACGAGTTTGTAAACAACGATGGATCACAGCCCTCAAATCCTACTTTTAGGATTGGTGTTGGAGAAACTGTTTCTGCCAGTCCTTTTTCTTTGACTGCCTCTGGAACTCCTGCAAGTTCCCACAGACATTTCTGCTTGCGTGTTAATGGTTCGCACCAGCAAGATCCTATGCCCAGCGATCCATATCCAGCAGAAGCTAATATTGGAAATTCAGATGCTTCATCTTCTCGGCGATCATCAAGATTAGTTCTTCGTAACCGATTTCTGGACTTGAATCCAGCTTCTGAAGCAGAAATTGGTAATGCTCGTGGACAGTCAGATCTTTTGCATGTTCCTTCTGTGCGTCTAAACGCTCAGCCTTTGTTGAATGGAGCATCCAGCTCAAGAACCAGCAGATCACATGCTTCTGCTCTTCCCGGACAGAGGGATGTTGTGCTTTATGAAGAAACCATTCGAAGACATGTTCCCAGAAACATCTCGGAACATCCTATATTTGTTCCCACTAGCGAGAGGAGAAGTTCTTCTCAGCATCCTACAAATTGGAACTTCGCGAGTGGGAATAACAGTACTGCTGGAAATGTATCATCTATTTCTCTAATGGGCTCTTCTTCACGGGTCAATTCAGCTGCCCCTTCATGGGCACAGCAGAGTTATCCTCAATATTCGTGGAGACTGTCGGAACTTGTTCGAAGATCTCTGATATCCTCATCAGGTACTGATTCTGGAGGACCAACCAGTAACCCGGCTGCCCTACCCGGTTCTTCTGCTATGTCACGGGAAAATGCATTTACTGAAAATCATATGTCTAACTCAAGGTCTACATTTCTTGAGAGGCATGTGGATGGTGCATTTGGATTACCCCATCCACTGCGATCTTCGGCTTCTGCCAGCGAAGGAAGAGGCGCCATGATGTCTGAG cagattCGTCGTGTGTTGGATCTTATGAGAAGGGGAGAAGGATTGAGACTTGAG GATGTAATGCTCCTTGATCGTTCTGTTTTCTTTGGCATGGCTGGTATTCATGATCGTCACAGGGACATGCGGTTGGATGTAGATAATATGTCATACGag GAGTTGTTGGCTCTCGAGGAACGAATTGGTAATGTGTGCACTGGATTAACTGAAGAAAACATAAGCTCCCTTTTGAAAACTCGTAAACAAGTCCACATCAGAACTGAAAATTCAGTCGACACTGAGCCTTGCAGTATATGTCGA GAAGAATATGATGAAGGAGAAGATATCGGAACGCTGGATTGTGGCCATGATTTTCACCAAGAATGCATCAAACAGTGGCTGATGCAGAAGAATTTATGCCCCATTTGCAAAACCACAGGACTTACGACCAAGTGA